A stretch of the Nematostella vectensis chromosome 1, jaNemVect1.1, whole genome shotgun sequence genome encodes the following:
- the LOC5517338 gene encoding ETS translocation variant 5 isoform X2, with protein MTVTPILVSQTREEKTIRLTGTKPAVHLWEFLLELLADESCASMISWTKKEEGEFKLRNQEEVARRWGDLKQRPGMNYDKLSRALRYYYQKNIIKKVNGQRLVYKFVELPYSYIPYRKSSSPCSGNDKKQHERIETVLRTQVKKEDKGQDLNMRQGPINGHYQHHVTCENDHRVVIAKPTSVIKRCGRAKAYTR; from the exons ATGACCG TAACACCCATCCTCGTTAGCCAAACTAGAG AGGAAAAGACAATTAGATTGACTGGTACAAAGCCCGCAGTGCATCTCTGGGAGTTTCTACTGGAGCTGCTTGCCGACGAGAGCTGCGCGTCGATGATATCTTGGACGAAGAAGGAGGAGGGTGAGTTCAAGCTCCGGAACCAGGAGGAAGTCGCGCGAAGATGGGGCGACCTCAAGCAAAGGCCAGGCATGAACTACGACAAGCTAAGCCGCGCGCTAAGATATTACTACCAGAAGAACATCATAAAAAAG GTCAACGGTCAGCGACTTGTATACAAGTTTGTTGAACTACCGTACAGTTATATCCCTTACAGGAAGTCATCTTCCCCATGTTCAGGCAACGACAAAAAGCAGCACGAACGAATTGAAACCGTGCTTAGGACGCAAGTCAAGAAGGAGGACAAGGGGCAAGACCTCAATATGCGACAAGGGCCAATCAACGGCCACTACCAGCACCACGTGACCTGTGAGAACGATCATCGTGTTGTCATAGCAAAGCCGACGTCAGTCATTAAGCGCTGTGGCCGAGCGAAGGCCTACACCCGCTAG
- the LOC5517338 gene encoding ETS translocation variant 5 isoform X1, producing the protein MSSTHHSVTPILVSQTREEKTIRLTGTKPAVHLWEFLLELLADESCASMISWTKKEEGEFKLRNQEEVARRWGDLKQRPGMNYDKLSRALRYYYQKNIIKKVNGQRLVYKFVELPYSYIPYRKSSSPCSGNDKKQHERIETVLRTQVKKEDKGQDLNMRQGPINGHYQHHVTCENDHRVVIAKPTSVIKRCGRAKAYTR; encoded by the exons ATGTCGAGTACACACCATTCAG TAACACCCATCCTCGTTAGCCAAACTAGAG AGGAAAAGACAATTAGATTGACTGGTACAAAGCCCGCAGTGCATCTCTGGGAGTTTCTACTGGAGCTGCTTGCCGACGAGAGCTGCGCGTCGATGATATCTTGGACGAAGAAGGAGGAGGGTGAGTTCAAGCTCCGGAACCAGGAGGAAGTCGCGCGAAGATGGGGCGACCTCAAGCAAAGGCCAGGCATGAACTACGACAAGCTAAGCCGCGCGCTAAGATATTACTACCAGAAGAACATCATAAAAAAG GTCAACGGTCAGCGACTTGTATACAAGTTTGTTGAACTACCGTACAGTTATATCCCTTACAGGAAGTCATCTTCCCCATGTTCAGGCAACGACAAAAAGCAGCACGAACGAATTGAAACCGTGCTTAGGACGCAAGTCAAGAAGGAGGACAAGGGGCAAGACCTCAATATGCGACAAGGGCCAATCAACGGCCACTACCAGCACCACGTGACCTGTGAGAACGATCATCGTGTTGTCATAGCAAAGCCGACGTCAGTCATTAAGCGCTGTGGCCGAGCGAAGGCCTACACCCGCTAG
- the LOC5517338 gene encoding ETS translocation variant 5 isoform X3, which translates to MTEEKTIRLTGTKPAVHLWEFLLELLADESCASMISWTKKEEGEFKLRNQEEVARRWGDLKQRPGMNYDKLSRALRYYYQKNIIKKVNGQRLVYKFVELPYSYIPYRKSSSPCSGNDKKQHERIETVLRTQVKKEDKGQDLNMRQGPINGHYQHHVTCENDHRVVIAKPTSVIKRCGRAKAYTR; encoded by the exons ATGACCG AGGAAAAGACAATTAGATTGACTGGTACAAAGCCCGCAGTGCATCTCTGGGAGTTTCTACTGGAGCTGCTTGCCGACGAGAGCTGCGCGTCGATGATATCTTGGACGAAGAAGGAGGAGGGTGAGTTCAAGCTCCGGAACCAGGAGGAAGTCGCGCGAAGATGGGGCGACCTCAAGCAAAGGCCAGGCATGAACTACGACAAGCTAAGCCGCGCGCTAAGATATTACTACCAGAAGAACATCATAAAAAAG GTCAACGGTCAGCGACTTGTATACAAGTTTGTTGAACTACCGTACAGTTATATCCCTTACAGGAAGTCATCTTCCCCATGTTCAGGCAACGACAAAAAGCAGCACGAACGAATTGAAACCGTGCTTAGGACGCAAGTCAAGAAGGAGGACAAGGGGCAAGACCTCAATATGCGACAAGGGCCAATCAACGGCCACTACCAGCACCACGTGACCTGTGAGAACGATCATCGTGTTGTCATAGCAAAGCCGACGTCAGTCATTAAGCGCTGTGGCCGAGCGAAGGCCTACACCCGCTAG